One genomic window of Panicum hallii strain FIL2 chromosome 6, PHallii_v3.1, whole genome shotgun sequence includes the following:
- the LOC112896467 gene encoding phosphoenolpyruvate/phosphate translocator 2, chloroplastic-like has translation MQSAAAFRPCPARPLVGRSPSRPLLPARPIRDSTGAGAGAVAAAASTRCGAVGPRGLGHGLLPVSTDREGKARQRTVACAAAGKAGKAEEEGGGFLKTLQLGAFFGLWYLFNIYFNIYNKQVLKVFPYPINITEVQFAVGAAVAVFMWITGILKRPKISGAQLLAIVPLAIVHTMGNLFTNMSLGKVAVSFTHTIKAMEPFFSVVLSAIFLGELPTVWVGLSLLPIVGGVALASLTEASFNWAGFWSAMASNVTFQSRNVLSKKLMVKKEDQESLDNINLFSIITVMSFFLLAPVTFFTEGVKMTPSFLQSAGLNVNQVLTRSLLAALCFHAYQQVSYMILAVVSPVTHSVGNCVKRVVVIVTSVLFFRTPVSPINSLGTAIALAGVFLYSQLKRLKPKPKTA, from the exons ATGCAGAGCGCCGCGGCCTTCCGGCCGTGCCCCGCCCGACCACTGGTGGGCCGCAGCCCtagccggcccctcctcccggcTCGCCCGATCCGCGACtccaccggcgccggcgccggagccgTTGCAGCTGCCGCCTCCACCAGATGCGGCGCCGTGGGCCCGCGCGGCCTCGGGCACGGCCTGCTGCCGGTCTCGACTGATCGGGAGGGCAAGGCCCGCCAGCGGACGGTGGCGTGCGCCGCGGCCGGGAAGGCTGGGAAGGCGGAGGAGGAAGGCGGCGGGTTCCTGAAGACGCTGCAGCTCGGCGCGTTCTTCGGCCTCTGGTACCTCTTCAACATCTACTTCAACATCTATAACAAGCAG GTTCTCAAGGTTTTCCCGTACCCCATAAACATTACAGAAGTTCAATTTGCTGTTGGAGCTGCAGTCGCTGTTTTTATGTGGATCACTGGTATTCTGAAGAGACCAAAGATTTCTGGAGCACAG CTTTTAGCCATCGTACCTCTGGCTATTGTCCATACTATGGGCAATCTTTTCACCAACATGAGCCTTGGGAAGGTTGCGGTGTCATTTACACATACCATCAAAGCTATGGAACCTTTCTTTTCTGTTGTTCTTTCCGCAATTTTCCTTGGCGAG TTACCTACTGTTTGGGTAGGATTATCTCTTCTTCCAATTGTTGGTGGTGTAGCATTGGCATCTCTTACTGAGGCATCCTTTAACTG GGCTGGCTTTTGGAGTGCAATGGCTTCAAATGTTACCTTCCAATCTCGTAATGTACTGAGCAAGAAGCTTATGGTTAAGAAAGAG GATCAGGAATCTTTGGACAACATTAATCTCTTCTCTATCATTACAGTGATGTCCTTTTTCCTATTGGCCCCTGTTACCTTCTTTACAGAAGGCGTCAAAATGACTCCTTCATTCTTGCAATCTGCT GGTCTGAATGTAAACCAGGTCCTTACAAGGTCTCTGCTTGCTGCACTGTGTTTCCACGCATATCAACAG GTGTCGTACATGATTCTGGCGGTGGTGTCTCCTGTTACTCATTCTGTGGGCAACTGTGTTAAGCGTGTCGTGGTCATTGTAACATCAGTGCTGTTCTTCAGGACACCTGTTTCTCCTATCAATTCCCTCG GTACCGCGATTGCACTTGCTGGAGTTTTCCTGTACTCACAACTGAAGAGGCTCAAGCCCAAGCCGAAGACTGCTTAA
- the LOC112896982 gene encoding beta-glucosidase 31-like, translated as MEQDGAGSRPHARGIALLVLAVVSLRALAAGAAAITRSDFPEGFVFGAGTSAYQVEGAWDEDGKKPSIWDTFAHGGYAFDHATGDVAADQYHKYKEDVKLMYEMGLDAYRFSIAWTRLIPDGRGAVNPKGLEYYNNLIDELMTYGIQPHATIYHFDLPQALQDEYNGLLSPRFIEDFTAYADLCFRSFGDRVKHWTTLNEPNIEPLGGYDLGSLPPRRCSTPFGESCAGGNSTTEPYIAAHHLLLAHASAVSLYRDKYQAEQGGQIGVTLLAFWYEPVTRKLEDVEAAARMIDFTVGWFMHPLLYGYYPPVMKKNAGTRLPVFTAEEAARVRGSFDFVGINHYGAIYVVADLGQLKQSPRDYASDAAVKYITMPFQSSRNKHGLRMANHPAPWALRKLFEHLKHKYRNPPVLIYENGAGHEPDPSGGFMYDDRFRSRFLQDYIEATLLSIRNGSIVHGYFVWSFVDVFEVLFAYRFRFGLYGVDFGAADRTRYARHSARWYAGFLRGGELRPAAMRAGSGAYSE; from the exons ATGGAGCAGGACGGCGCCGGTTCACGGCCGCACGCGCGAGGGATTGCCCTGCTGGTTCTCGCCGTCGTGTCGCTGAGGGCGCTCGCCGCCGGGGCCGCGGCGATCACCCGGTCGGATTTCCCCGAGGGGTTCGTCTTCGGCGCCGGGACGTCGGCCTACCAG GTGGAAGGCGCGTGGGATGAGGATGGAAAGAAGCCGAGCATCTGGGACACATTTGCGCATGGTG GCTATGCTTTTGACCATGCGACTGGAGACGTAGCTGCTGATCAGTATCACAAGTACAAG GAGGATGTGAAGCTAATGTATGAGATGGGCTTGGATGCATACAGATTTTCTATTGCCTGGACAAGGCTTATTCCTG ATGGGCGAGGAGCTGTGAATCCAAAGGGGCTGGAGTACTACAACAATCTAATTGATGAACTCATGACCTACG GGATACAGCCTCACGCAACAATATATCATTTTGACCTTCCCCAGGCTCTTCAAGATGAATACAATGGCCTGCTCAGTCCTAGATTCAT TGAAGATTTCACGGCGTATGCAGATCTGTGCTTCCGGAGCTTTGGTGACAGAGTGAAGCACTGGACCACCCTTAACGAGCCGAACATCGAGCCGCTTGGTGGGTATGACCTGGGCAGTCTACCGCCGAGGCGGTGCTCCACACCGTTCGGTGAATCCTGCGCTGGCGGCAACTCTACGACGGAGCCGTACATTGCCGCACACCATCTTTTGCTCGCGCACGCCTCTGCTGTTTCCCTCTACAGAGACAAGTACCAG GCTGAGCAAGGAGGACAGATCGGGGTCACTTTACTAGCCTTTTGGTATGAGCCCGTGACGCGGAAACTGGAGGATGTAGAAGCTGCTGCAAGGATGATTGACTTCACTGTCGGATG GTTCATGCATCCTTTGCTGTACGGATACTATCCGCCGGTTATGAAGAAGAACGCTGGGACCAGGCTTCCAGTGTTCACGGCTGAGGAGGCTGCCAGAGTGCGCGGGTCATTTGATTTCGTAGGAATCAACCACTATGGTGCAATTTATGTTGTGGCGGATTTGGGCCAGCTGAAACAGAGCCCAAGAGATTATGCCAGTGACGCCGCTGTCAAATATATTACCA TGCCATTTCAGAGCTCGAGGAACAAG CACGGCCTCAGGATGGCAAATCACCCGGCGCCATGGGCTCTGAGGAAATTGTTCGAGCACCTGAAACACAAGTACAGAAATCCTCCAGTATTGATCTACGAGAACG GGGCTGGTCACGAGCCGGATCCGTCAGGCGGGTTCATGTACGACGACAGGTTCAGATCACGTTTCCTGCAGGACTACATCGAAGCAACACTTCTCTCTATCAG AAATGGTTCAATCGTGCACGGCTACTTCGTGTGGTCGTTCGTGGACGTCTTCGAGGTCCTGTTCGCCTACAGGTTCCGGTTCGGCCTGTACGGGGTGGACTTCGGCGCGGCGGACAGGACACGGTACGCCCGGCACTCGGCGCGGTGGTACGCCGGCTTCCTCCGTGGCGGCGAGCTTCGGCCGGCGGCAATGCGGGCCGGCTCTGGAGCCTACTCCGAGTGA